From Salipiger profundus, a single genomic window includes:
- a CDS encoding DUF805 domain-containing protein → MTFAGAVKNGFRTYATFSGRASRSEYWWWILFVVAGSVVLSLVDLALFGSDPRTGQANQVLSGLFQLGVLLPTLGLGWRRLHDSGRPGWYLLLPFLVTVGLMFVTLGGMIFATGIGAGMGQGAGQAMDPGAGMIAGGIGMIVIWLVQLVLLVLMIWWLTRPSDPGENTFGPPRA, encoded by the coding sequence ATGACCTTCGCAGGCGCCGTGAAGAACGGCTTTCGAACCTACGCGACCTTCTCGGGGCGCGCGTCCCGTTCCGAATACTGGTGGTGGATCCTCTTCGTGGTGGCGGGCTCGGTCGTGCTGTCGCTCGTCGACCTCGCCCTGTTCGGCAGCGACCCTCGGACCGGGCAGGCCAACCAGGTGCTCTCGGGGCTGTTCCAGCTGGGCGTGCTGCTGCCGACGCTCGGCCTTGGCTGGCGGCGGCTGCACGATAGCGGCCGCCCGGGCTGGTACCTGCTGCTGCCCTTTCTCGTGACGGTGGGGCTCATGTTCGTGACCCTCGGCGGCATGATCTTCGCCACCGGTATCGGAGCAGGCATGGGCCAAGGCGCGGGGCAGGCGATGGATCCGGGCGCGGGCATGATCGCCGGCGGCATCGGCATGATCGTCATCTGGCTGGTGCAGCTTGTCCTGCTCGTGCTGATGATCTGGTGGCTCACGCGGCCGTCGGACCCGGGCGAAAACACCTTTGGGCCGCC
- the msrB gene encoding peptide-methionine (R)-S-oxide reductase MsrB has protein sequence MATYDRNPDVIAALDPEQYRVTQENGTERPGSGAYLDNKAAGIYVDVVSGEPLFASSDKYESGCGWPSFVKPLEPAHVQELRDTTHGMIRTEVRSTHGDSHLGHVFPDGPPDRGGLRYCINSASLRFIPREDMEAEGYGAYLDQVEDVA, from the coding sequence ATGGCGACTTACGACCGCAACCCCGACGTGATCGCGGCGCTCGATCCCGAGCAGTATCGGGTCACGCAGGAAAACGGCACCGAGCGACCGGGCTCGGGCGCCTATCTCGACAACAAGGCAGCGGGCATCTACGTCGACGTGGTGTCGGGCGAGCCGCTGTTCGCCTCGTCGGACAAGTATGAAAGCGGCTGCGGCTGGCCGAGCTTCGTCAAGCCGCTCGAGCCGGCCCATGTGCAGGAGCTGCGCGACACCACCCACGGGATGATCCGCACCGAGGTGCGTTCGACCCACGGAGATTCGCATCTCGGGCACGTCTTTCCGGACGGCCCGCCCGACCGGGGCGGGCTGCGATACTGCATCAACTCGGCGTCGCTGCGCTTCATTCCCCGCGAGGACATGGAGGCGGAGGGCTACGGCGCCTATCTCGACCAGGTGGAGGACGTGGCATGA
- a CDS encoding MliC family protein, producing MLAAPAAALAPSFDCSKARSSAEEAVCASDALAEMDLELARLYHAAVNGPNMDAERLKTLKATQRGWIKGRDDCWKSDMGVETCTANEYAFRIYDLRQGYADARAEDGASLGPFPYVCEGLDVPLSAAFVNTAAPMVALRWGDNIAVLPQVEAGSGAKYASDAWFYGPLMFWSKGGEARFAVADGAEMACVQDDMG from the coding sequence GTGCTGGCGGCGCCCGCCGCCGCCCTTGCTCCCTCGTTCGACTGCAGCAAGGCGCGATCCTCGGCCGAGGAAGCGGTCTGCGCTTCCGATGCGCTCGCCGAGATGGACCTGGAACTGGCGCGGCTCTACCACGCCGCGGTGAATGGGCCGAACATGGACGCCGAGCGGCTGAAGACCCTGAAGGCCACGCAGCGCGGCTGGATCAAGGGGCGCGACGACTGCTGGAAATCCGACATGGGCGTCGAGACCTGCACCGCGAACGAATACGCCTTTCGCATCTATGACCTGCGCCAGGGCTATGCCGACGCCCGCGCGGAAGACGGCGCCTCGCTGGGGCCGTTCCCCTATGTCTGCGAGGGTCTCGACGTGCCGCTTTCGGCGGCCTTCGTGAACACCGCCGCGCCGATGGTGGCGCTGCGCTGGGGCGACAACATCGCCGTGCTGCCGCAGGTCGAAGCGGGCTCGGGCGCGAAATATGCCTCGGACGCGTGGTTCTACGGCCCGCTGATGTTCTGGTCCAAGGGTGGCGAGGCGCGCTTTGCAGTCGCCGACGGGGCAGAGATGGCCTGCGTGCAGGATGACATGGGTTAG
- the msrA gene encoding peptide-methionine (S)-S-oxide reductase MsrA — protein sequence MTERAVLAGGCFWGMQDLIRKLPGVEKTRVGYTGGDVPNATYRNHGTHAEGIEILFDPEKISYRQILEVFFQIHDPTTLNRQGNDVGLSYRSAIYYVDDAQKQVAEDTIADVNASGLWPGKVVTEVEPVGDFWEAEPEHQDYLVRYPGGYTCHWPRPGWVLPRRDAAE from the coding sequence ATGACCGAACGCGCCGTACTCGCAGGGGGCTGCTTCTGGGGAATGCAGGACCTGATCCGCAAGCTGCCCGGCGTGGAGAAGACCCGCGTCGGCTATACCGGGGGCGACGTGCCGAACGCTACCTATCGCAATCATGGCACCCATGCCGAGGGCATCGAGATCCTCTTCGATCCGGAAAAGATCAGCTACCGGCAGATCCTCGAGGTCTTCTTCCAGATCCATGATCCGACCACGCTGAACCGGCAGGGCAACGATGTCGGTCTGAGCTACCGGTCGGCGATCTACTACGTCGACGACGCGCAGAAGCAGGTGGCCGAGGACACGATCGCCGACGTCAACGCCAGCGGCCTGTGGCCGGGCAAGGTGGTGACCGAGGTCGAGCCGGTTGGCGACTTCTGGGAGGCCGAACCCGAGCACCAGGATTACCTCGTCCGGTATCCCGGGGGCTACACCTGCCACTGGCCGCGGCCCGGATGGGTGCTGCCGCGGCGCGACGCCGCCGAGTGA
- a CDS encoding Crp/Fnr family transcriptional regulator yields MKASCAYPELLDIALLDGLPLQVRSDFLDRCKLRYCSEQTTILTQSEHTSGLFIIARGRVAVTYLGPDGHMSVIHVAMTGEVLGDTEALAAAPCAATCTTLPDTTLLYCPTSHLVELAQSPVVLRNLARILLERLRRDNHYRVLERFQSIEERLCSYLRQFSTPQDPLIRMSQTQLATLLGCSRQKVNRMLNLLQDSGVVDLGRSRIRVLDRDELERREYERRERDLTETRRAG; encoded by the coding sequence ATGAAAGCGAGCTGCGCCTATCCCGAACTTCTCGACATCGCACTGCTCGACGGGCTGCCTCTGCAAGTGCGCTCCGACTTCCTCGACCGCTGCAAGCTGCGCTACTGCAGCGAACAGACGACGATCCTAACCCAGAGCGAGCATACCTCGGGCCTGTTCATCATCGCGCGGGGCCGGGTCGCGGTCACCTACCTCGGGCCGGACGGTCACATGAGCGTCATCCATGTCGCCATGACCGGCGAGGTGCTCGGCGACACCGAAGCACTGGCTGCAGCCCCGTGCGCCGCCACCTGCACCACCCTGCCGGATACCACGCTCCTCTATTGTCCCACATCGCATCTCGTGGAGCTCGCCCAGTCGCCGGTCGTGCTTCGGAACCTTGCAAGGATCCTGCTGGAGCGTCTCAGACGCGACAATCACTACCGGGTGCTCGAACGCTTCCAGAGCATCGAGGAACGGCTCTGCAGCTACCTTCGCCAGTTCAGCACGCCGCAGGATCCCCTCATCCGCATGAGCCAGACACAGCTTGCAACCCTGTTGGGATGCTCGCGGCAAAAGGTGAACCGGATGCTCAACCTCCTTCAGGATAGCGGCGTCGTCGATCTCGGCCGCAGCCGGATCCGCGTGCTGGACCGGGACGAGCTCGAACGCCGCGAATACGAGCGGCGCGAGCGCGACTTGACCGAGACCCGCCGCGCCGGCTGA